The nucleotide sequence TTGATCACGACGATGTCGGCCTCGGCGCCGTTCGCGGGCACGTAGCCGGCGGCCTCGAGCGAGCCCGACAGGCGCTCGGAGTCGTGCACGTTCATCTGGCAGCCGAAGGTGCGGACCTCGTAGGTGCGCGGGCTGCCGCTCTCGCCGCGCTCGGCGGTCGTGTTCTCGAGGACGGTCGACATGATGCTCCAGTGTAAATCGTCGCGGCTGCGCTCTCGCGCCGACCGTCGAGGCCGGGGCGCAGGAGCCGCGCGACAGCTACTCGAACCGAACCCCGCCCCGCGACGACCCGCCCCTCGGCAGCGCCTTCGCGATGGCTCGCCGCGCGACCTCGGAACGGTAGCCCCGCCTCATGAGGTAGCCCGAGAGCCGCCGCTCGGCGGTCTCGTGGTCGAGGCCGCGGAGCTGGCCGGCGCGCTTCCGTGCCCACTCGTCGGCTCGCGCCTGCTCGTCGTCGTCGTCGATCTCGGCGATGGCCTGCTCGATGGCCTCGTTCGCCAGGCCACGCTGCTTGAGCTCGGCCGAGATCGCGCTCTTGCCGAGGCCTTTTCGCTCCTGCTTGGAGCGGACGAGGGTCTCGGCCAGTTCCGAGTCGTTCAGGAGCCCGACGCGCTCGAGGCGCTCGACCTCGGCCGCCACGACCTCGTCGGGGAGGTCGCGGCTGCGGAGCGTGCGCTCCATCTCGCGGGAGGAGACGCCGCGCCGAGTGAGAGCGTGCATGCTGATGTTCTCGGCGCGGTGCCGGGCGGCCTCGAGGGTCTCTTCAGGCTCGGCAGGAGCCTCGGGCTCGGCAGGCGCCTCGACCTCATCGTCATCTTTGCCGCCCCAGAACGTGGCGAACGTCGGCACCGCGACCGCGGCAGCCTCAGGCTCGGCAGGCGCCGCGACCGC is from Frondihabitans australicus and encodes:
- a CDS encoding regulatory protein RecX; amino-acid sequence: MSTEGEHLAPVTPLFGGGRTPAADGWADSAAAGPDEVEAAGDPEAGAVAAPAEPEAAAVAVPTFATFWGGKDDDEVEAPAEPEAPAEPEETLEAARHRAENISMHALTRRGVSSREMERTLRSRDLPDEVVAAEVERLERVGLLNDSELAETLVRSKQERKGLGKSAISAELKQRGLANEAIEQAIAEIDDDDEQARADEWARKRAGQLRGLDHETAERRLSGYLMRRGYRSEVARRAIAKALPRGGSSRGGVRFE